The following are from one region of the Mycolicibacterium diernhoferi genome:
- a CDS encoding S9 family peptidase, which produces MTPFHDLDTYFALPRVAGLAVSPDGARVVTTISELNPDRTEYVTAIWELDPDGVQPARRLTHGSTGESAPTFTSDGDLLFVATRATPGEDAPPAALWRLPRHGGEAFEELSLPGGVAAVHAARRAATTVITAPVLPAAADLEDDKRLRKLRKDNKVSAILHTGYPVRYWDHDLGPGQPHLFDSDGLRDLAPAPGGALRETGRDVSADGTFLVTGWQSAAPGVALRSRIVRIDIGTGRHTVVADDPAADLGQPAISPDGTRVAYLRETISTPEQAPRITLCWQTFGGDRMELDDWDRWPTSVTWSADGAALIVTADDAGRGPVFAVDPQTAAVTRLTHDDFSYTDVRTAPGGPIFAVRSSYLTPPHPVRIDLADGVVTVLPCVQLPELPGHLEELTATGEDGTAVRSWLILPDPGAQPAPLLLWVHGGPLASWNAWHWRWNPWLLAAQGYAVLLPDPALSTGYGQDFIQRGWGAWGAAPYTDLMAVTDAACAHPGVDASRTAVMGGSFGGYMANWIAGHTDRFDAIVTHASLWALDQFGHTTDGAYWWVREMTEQMTQRNSPHHHVGNIRTPMLVIHGDKDYRVPIGEGLRLWYELLSQSGLPAADDGISAHQFLYYPSEGHWVGAPQHAKLWYQVVTAFLGRHLFGRDVGLPELLG; this is translated from the coding sequence ATGACGCCGTTCCACGATCTGGATACCTACTTCGCGCTGCCGAGGGTTGCGGGTCTGGCCGTGTCCCCGGACGGCGCGCGGGTGGTGACCACGATCAGCGAACTCAACCCGGACCGGACCGAATACGTCACGGCGATATGGGAGTTGGACCCCGACGGAGTGCAGCCGGCGCGGCGACTGACCCACGGCAGCACCGGGGAGTCCGCACCGACGTTCACCTCCGACGGTGATCTGTTGTTCGTGGCGACGCGGGCCACACCCGGCGAGGACGCGCCGCCCGCAGCCCTGTGGCGGCTGCCCCGGCACGGCGGGGAGGCGTTCGAGGAGCTGTCGCTGCCGGGCGGGGTGGCCGCCGTGCACGCCGCTCGGCGCGCCGCGACCACCGTGATCACCGCGCCGGTCCTGCCCGCGGCGGCCGACCTCGAGGATGACAAACGCCTGCGGAAGCTACGCAAGGACAACAAGGTGTCGGCGATCCTGCACACCGGCTATCCGGTGCGGTACTGGGATCACGACCTGGGCCCCGGTCAACCGCACCTGTTCGACAGCGACGGGCTGCGCGACCTGGCCCCCGCCCCGGGCGGCGCGCTGCGGGAGACGGGCCGTGACGTCAGCGCCGACGGCACCTTCCTGGTCACCGGGTGGCAGTCCGCCGCACCCGGGGTGGCGTTGCGGTCCCGGATCGTGCGCATCGACATCGGCACCGGCCGGCATACCGTTGTCGCCGACGATCCCGCCGCCGATCTGGGGCAGCCCGCGATCTCCCCGGACGGCACCCGAGTGGCCTACCTGCGCGAGACGATCTCCACACCGGAGCAGGCGCCGCGGATCACGTTGTGCTGGCAGACCTTCGGCGGAGACCGGATGGAACTCGATGACTGGGACCGCTGGCCCACCTCGGTGACCTGGTCGGCCGACGGCGCCGCGCTGATCGTCACCGCCGACGACGCCGGCCGCGGCCCGGTGTTCGCGGTGGACCCGCAGACCGCCGCGGTGACCCGGCTGACCCACGACGACTTCTCCTACACCGATGTGCGCACCGCGCCCGGCGGGCCGATCTTCGCGGTGCGCAGCTCGTACCTCACCCCGCCGCACCCGGTGCGCATCGACCTCGCCGACGGTGTGGTCACGGTCTTGCCGTGCGTCCAGTTGCCCGAACTGCCAGGGCATCTGGAAGAGCTGACCGCGACGGGCGAGGACGGTACGGCGGTGCGGTCCTGGCTGATCCTGCCGGACCCCGGCGCGCAACCGGCGCCGCTGCTGCTGTGGGTGCACGGCGGGCCGCTGGCCAGCTGGAATGCCTGGCACTGGCGGTGGAACCCGTGGCTGCTGGCCGCGCAGGGGTATGCGGTGCTCCTGCCCGACCCGGCGCTGTCCACCGGCTACGGACAGGACTTCATCCAGCGTGGCTGGGGTGCCTGGGGTGCGGCGCCCTACACGGATCTGATGGCCGTCACCGATGCGGCGTGCGCCCATCCGGGCGTGGACGCATCGCGCACCGCAGTGATGGGCGGTTCCTTCGGCGGGTACATGGCGAACTGGATCGCCGGGCACACCGACCGGTTCGACGCCATCGTCACCCACGCCAGCCTGTGGGCGCTGGACCAGTTCGGGCACACCACCGACGGGGCCTACTGGTGGGTGCGCGAGATGACCGAGCAGATGACCCAACGCAACTCGCCCCATCACCACGTCGGCAATATCCGCACGCCGATGCTGGTCATCCACGGAGACAAGGACTATCGCGTACCCATCGGCGAGGGGCTGCGGCTGTGGTACGAACTGCTCAGCCAGTCCGGACTGCCCGCGGCCGATGACGGCATCAGCGCCCACCAGTTCCTGTACTACCCCTCCGAAGGGCACTGGGTGGGAGCGCCGCAACACGCCAAACTCTGGTACCAGGTGGTCACCGCGTTCCTGGGCCGTCATCTGTTCGGTCGGGACGTGGGCCTCCCGGAACTCCTCGGGTAG
- a CDS encoding ammonium transporter has translation MTPEVEDAIAVMTAVNNEFYFWMSIALMMLIHAGFLAYEIGASRSKNVLATAMKNLLALATIIASFFFVGWFLYNAMPSGFLELTDAAKAALPWSDNMGPNTADSVSGISWGAFALFAATTGSIMSGAVLERIRTSGFLVLTVFVGSVTWIIGAAWGWHGAGWMLLKLGFHDVGAAGCVHMIAGFGALGILINLGPRIGRFLPDGTAVTIRPHNLPLTMLGLMLIFTGFFGFLMGCVIYGSGGFATIYGSPTTLSAFAFSTLMGLAGGIMGAYMTSRGEPFWTISGGLAGIIGLASGMDLYHPALGFIIALGAGALIPYIGKLLEKFRIDDVVGAVAVHGGIGVYSLLMVGIFLGGYPNTDGNPSISLWGQVVGIVVFAALGFIPTYLLSLGLKKVGLLRIPEAVELQGLDLSEVPATPYPEGTPVTVMATTNGKVLVVEEAK, from the coding sequence TTGACCCCTGAAGTCGAGGACGCCATTGCGGTAATGACCGCAGTGAACAACGAATTCTATTTCTGGATGTCCATTGCGTTGATGATGCTCATCCACGCGGGCTTCCTTGCCTACGAGATCGGGGCCTCCCGGTCCAAGAACGTGCTGGCGACCGCGATGAAGAATCTGCTCGCGCTGGCGACGATCATCGCCTCGTTCTTCTTCGTGGGCTGGTTCCTCTACAACGCGATGCCCAGCGGGTTCCTCGAGCTGACCGATGCCGCGAAGGCCGCGTTGCCCTGGAGCGACAACATGGGCCCGAATACCGCCGACTCGGTCAGCGGCATCTCCTGGGGTGCGTTCGCGCTGTTCGCCGCCACCACCGGCTCGATCATGTCCGGCGCTGTGCTGGAACGGATCCGGACCAGCGGCTTCCTGGTTCTGACCGTCTTCGTCGGTTCGGTGACCTGGATCATCGGTGCGGCCTGGGGTTGGCACGGCGCAGGTTGGATGCTGCTCAAGCTCGGCTTCCACGATGTCGGCGCGGCCGGCTGCGTGCACATGATCGCCGGCTTCGGAGCGCTCGGCATCCTGATCAACCTGGGCCCGCGCATCGGACGCTTCCTGCCCGACGGCACCGCGGTCACCATCCGTCCGCACAACCTGCCGTTGACCATGCTGGGCCTGATGCTGATCTTCACCGGCTTCTTCGGCTTCCTGATGGGCTGTGTCATCTACGGTTCCGGCGGCTTCGCGACCATCTACGGCAGCCCGACCACGCTGTCGGCGTTCGCGTTCAGCACCTTGATGGGCCTGGCCGGCGGCATCATGGGCGCCTACATGACCTCGCGTGGTGAGCCGTTCTGGACCATCTCCGGTGGTCTGGCCGGCATCATCGGCCTGGCCTCGGGCATGGATCTGTACCACCCCGCGCTCGGGTTCATCATCGCCCTCGGCGCCGGTGCGCTCATCCCCTACATCGGCAAGCTGCTGGAGAAGTTCCGGATCGACGATGTGGTGGGCGCGGTGGCCGTGCACGGCGGCATCGGCGTGTACTCGCTGCTGATGGTGGGCATCTTCCTGGGCGGCTACCCGAACACCGACGGCAACCCGTCGATCTCGCTGTGGGGTCAGGTCGTCGGCATCGTGGTCTTCGCGGCGCTGGGCTTCATCCCGACCTACCTGCTGTCCCTGGGGCTGAAGAAGGTTGGGCTGCTACGGATTCCGGAGGCTGTGGAGCTTCAGGGCCTCGACCTGAGCGAGGTCCCGGCCACGCCGTACCCGGAGGGCACCCCGGTCACGGTGATGGCAACGACCAACGGCAAGGTACTCGTCGTCGAGGAGGCGAAGTAG
- a CDS encoding heme-dependent oxidative N-demethylase family protein, with protein sequence MITTPDLIHTFPFPFAADTYRYSTNVEPAGSAVHTPVGCWGERIVDVDSEYENELAQRAAILAADPSRSAVLPHMRPACWDAMLTLMRELATAYPDSMSLQRDGDGWRWRNDRLGIDQSFVVGDECTLPAEPLSYIAAQVQEDIVLLDQREGDLFGDAGVVTFAADWSFGFDVGMTFLEIHGPVPRLRETGVITRAREFLMRLQPGETYRRTNWTLTIGRRLDVSTELYHEWGPDRTAIHEVSDEEFGRAVHLRVEVQHLIRLPESGSICFLIRSYMLPLADIAAVDAWRERAAAVLAELPEDIADYKGIIGYRDRAAQWLRDAR encoded by the coding sequence GTGATAACCACCCCCGACCTGATCCATACCTTTCCCTTCCCGTTCGCCGCCGACACCTACCGCTACAGCACCAACGTCGAACCCGCCGGCTCGGCGGTGCACACCCCGGTGGGGTGCTGGGGCGAGCGGATCGTCGACGTCGACAGCGAGTACGAGAACGAACTGGCCCAGCGAGCGGCCATTCTCGCCGCCGACCCCAGCCGCAGCGCGGTGTTGCCGCATATGCGTCCGGCGTGCTGGGATGCCATGCTGACCCTGATGCGTGAACTCGCCACCGCCTACCCGGACAGCATGTCGCTGCAGCGCGACGGCGACGGCTGGCGTTGGCGCAACGACAGATTGGGGATCGACCAAAGCTTCGTGGTCGGCGATGAGTGCACGCTGCCGGCCGAGCCACTGTCCTACATCGCCGCTCAGGTCCAGGAGGACATCGTGCTGCTCGACCAGCGCGAGGGTGATCTCTTCGGCGACGCCGGCGTGGTGACCTTCGCCGCCGACTGGTCGTTCGGGTTTGACGTCGGGATGACGTTCCTGGAGATCCACGGCCCGGTACCGCGGCTGCGCGAGACCGGTGTCATCACCCGCGCCAGGGAGTTCCTGATGCGGCTGCAACCCGGTGAAACCTACCGGCGCACCAACTGGACGCTCACCATCGGCCGGCGCCTCGACGTCTCCACCGAGCTGTACCACGAGTGGGGCCCGGACCGCACGGCCATCCACGAGGTTTCCGATGAGGAGTTCGGCCGCGCGGTGCACCTGCGGGTCGAGGTGCAGCACCTGATCCGGCTGCCGGAATCCGGCTCGATCTGTTTCCTGATCCGCAGCTACATGCTGCCGCTGGCCGATATCGCCGCCGTCGACGCCTGGCGGGAGCGGGCCGCCGCGGTGCTGGCCGAACTCCCCGAGGACATCGCCGACTACAAGGGCATCATCGGCTACCGCGACCGTGCGGCGCAGTGGCTGCGCGACGCGAGGTAG
- a CDS encoding PDR/VanB family oxidoreductase — protein sequence MNTLKLVVAGIDDTVHGIRTLTLSDPDGTPLPSFTPGSHIVLECAGRANAYSLTGEGDSPGTYVISVLRRAESDGGTGGSRWIHDELALGDTVAATPPRSAFAPVLRARRHLLVAAGIGITPMVSHLRSARRWGRDARLIYVHRTGRGAYLDTVSQLSEHISVHTDRAAFTADLLAALGDQPFGTHLYICGPAAFIDDVTSAAARLGWPPSRIHLEHFGAEALDPGVPFPARIASTGEQFTVDAGVSLLEELERRGIEVPNLCRRGVCGECRVPVSGGAITHRDLYLSDAERQAGDALMACVSRGGPETLEVAL from the coding sequence GTGAACACCCTCAAACTGGTCGTCGCCGGCATCGACGACACGGTCCACGGCATCCGTACCCTGACCCTGTCCGACCCGGACGGCACGCCATTACCCTCGTTCACCCCGGGAAGTCACATCGTGCTGGAGTGCGCGGGCCGCGCCAACGCCTATTCCCTGACCGGCGAGGGGGATTCGCCCGGTACCTATGTGATATCGGTGCTGCGGCGCGCGGAGTCCGACGGCGGGACGGGCGGATCCCGGTGGATCCACGACGAACTCGCGCTCGGCGACACCGTGGCGGCCACCCCGCCGCGCAGCGCATTCGCGCCGGTGCTGCGGGCCCGCCGCCATCTGCTGGTCGCCGCGGGCATCGGTATCACCCCGATGGTGTCGCATCTGCGCAGCGCTCGCCGGTGGGGACGTGACGCCCGGCTGATCTACGTGCACCGGACCGGCCGCGGCGCCTATCTCGACACGGTGTCCCAACTGAGCGAACACATCTCGGTGCACACCGACCGTGCCGCCTTCACCGCCGACCTGCTCGCGGCGCTCGGTGATCAACCCTTCGGCACCCACCTCTATATCTGTGGACCGGCCGCGTTCATCGACGATGTGACCAGTGCCGCGGCCCGGCTGGGCTGGCCACCGAGCCGGATCCATCTGGAGCACTTCGGCGCCGAGGCGCTCGACCCCGGCGTACCCTTCCCCGCCCGGATCGCCTCCACCGGTGAGCAGTTCACCGTCGACGCCGGAGTATCGCTGCTGGAGGAACTGGAACGTCGCGGAATCGAGGTACCGAACCTGTGCCGCCGCGGCGTGTGCGGTGAGTGCCGGGTGCCGGTCTCCGGTGGCGCCATCACCCACCGAGACCTGTATCTGAGCGACGCCGAGAGACAGGCCGGCGACGCACTGATGGCCTGCGTTTCCCGTGGCGGTCCCGAAACCCTGGAGGTAGCACTGTGA
- a CDS encoding dimethylamine monooxygenase subunit DmmA family protein, with amino-acid sequence MRPDLELTSVPGWALTPAEPDADLSGRSWTVVAFGSRGAAIAADWLDQISSAGGGSAVRLHRFAEWEPADRAAAALRADLGSARVGWRLMMAGPADACLKLRGAAVDLGVADDEMTVASTDVDSRSVHCVHCGAVTRARVNIEDTLPCRSCGRNLFVHYHVSRRSGAHLGYMADAERPAGVSA; translated from the coding sequence ATGCGACCTGACCTCGAACTGACGAGCGTGCCCGGTTGGGCACTGACCCCCGCCGAACCGGACGCCGACCTATCGGGGCGGTCATGGACCGTCGTCGCGTTCGGGTCCCGCGGTGCCGCCATTGCGGCGGACTGGCTGGACCAGATCTCCTCGGCTGGAGGTGGATCCGCGGTCCGGCTGCACCGATTTGCCGAGTGGGAGCCCGCAGATCGGGCCGCCGCGGCGCTGCGGGCCGATCTCGGCTCGGCCCGCGTCGGCTGGCGGTTGATGATGGCCGGACCCGCCGACGCGTGCCTGAAGCTGCGAGGGGCTGCCGTGGATCTGGGCGTCGCCGATGACGAGATGACGGTCGCCTCCACCGACGTCGATTCGCGGTCGGTGCACTGCGTGCACTGTGGTGCCGTCACCCGGGCGCGGGTGAACATCGAAGACACCCTGCCATGCCGGTCCTGTGGCCGGAATCTCTTTGTCCACTACCACGTCTCGCGTCGCTCGGGCGCCCACCTCGGGTACATGGCCGATGCGGAGCGACCGGCGGGAGTGTCGGCGTGA
- a CDS encoding FAD-dependent oxidoreductase, producing the protein MTERIMVIGAGIAGLATAVALRRAGYEVSVIEQRPTADAAGAGISIWPNALAALDTIGLGDQVRGAGGRISAGALRWRDGRWLRRPDTDRIVHALGEPLVVIHRARLTEILAGALPAGTVTHGRAATALDVSRAGARITLSDGTVDQVDAVVGADGVDSMVARHLNGDLPRRYAGYTAWRGIAAYAMDPDLAGETMGPGMEVGHVPLRASEGIESGADHTYWFATQRAPRGQTAPGGEHAHLSRVFGTWPEPIPSLLASTDPAAVLRNDLYDRKPAARWARDRAVIVGDAAHPMRPHLGQGGCQGLEDAAILAALTACEPDLSAAFARFGTFRRRRVRGLVAESRAVGRIVNMRPAALSAAASRASALIPEAVLARHLASVAGRSAFVLPTS; encoded by the coding sequence ATGACCGAACGCATCATGGTGATCGGCGCCGGTATCGCCGGCCTGGCCACCGCGGTGGCACTGCGCCGCGCCGGGTACGAGGTGTCCGTCATCGAGCAACGCCCCACCGCCGATGCGGCGGGTGCCGGTATCAGCATCTGGCCCAATGCGCTGGCGGCGCTGGACACCATCGGCCTCGGCGATCAGGTTCGCGGTGCCGGCGGCCGAATCAGCGCAGGCGCTCTGCGCTGGCGCGACGGGCGCTGGTTGCGCCGCCCGGACACCGACCGGATCGTGCACGCCTTGGGCGAACCGCTGGTCGTCATCCACCGCGCGCGGCTCACCGAGATCCTGGCCGGGGCGCTACCCGCCGGCACCGTGACCCATGGCCGTGCCGCGACGGCGCTCGATGTCTCGCGTGCGGGCGCCCGAATCACGTTGTCGGACGGCACCGTTGACCAGGTCGACGCCGTGGTGGGCGCCGACGGTGTGGATTCCATGGTCGCGCGCCACCTCAACGGCGACCTCCCCCGCCGCTATGCCGGTTACACCGCATGGCGCGGCATCGCCGCGTACGCAATGGATCCCGATCTGGCCGGGGAGACGATGGGACCGGGTATGGAGGTCGGGCATGTGCCACTCAGGGCGAGCGAAGGGATCGAGTCGGGGGCCGATCACACCTATTGGTTCGCCACCCAGCGGGCACCTCGGGGGCAGACGGCCCCGGGTGGTGAACACGCGCACCTGAGCCGGGTTTTCGGTACGTGGCCGGAACCGATCCCGAGCCTGCTGGCGAGCACCGATCCGGCCGCAGTGCTGCGCAACGATCTCTACGACCGGAAACCGGCCGCCCGCTGGGCGCGCGACCGCGCGGTGATCGTCGGGGATGCGGCCCACCCGATGCGGCCGCATCTGGGCCAGGGCGGCTGTCAGGGACTGGAGGACGCGGCGATCCTGGCGGCATTGACAGCGTGTGAGCCGGATCTGTCCGCCGCGTTCGCCCGGTTCGGGACGTTTCGGCGTCGGCGGGTCCGCGGCCTGGTCGCCGAGTCCCGGGCGGTCGGCCGGATCGTGAACATGCGCCCCGCCGCGCTCAGCGCCGCGGCCAGCCGGGCCTCGGCCCTGATTCCGGAGGCCGTGCTGGCCCGGCATCTGGCGTCGGTGGCCGGCCGTTCGGCGTTCGTGCTGCCGACGTCGTGA
- a CDS encoding transglycosylase family protein: protein MTKNIATENNATKNIRTAAKNLLTKSLWVAAATGALSVAPMAGVFGSAATAHADSVNWDAIAQCESGGNWGINTGNGHYGGLQFKQATWAANGGVGSPARASRAEQIRVAENVLRSQGLGAWPKCGPRGATPAVFSTPGVPAAGAPAAVGCQAIRGGAVLGVFDFRKMCQAMQTAVTAFQPR, encoded by the coding sequence ATGACTAAGAACATCGCGACTGAGAACAACGCGACGAAGAACATCCGCACCGCCGCCAAGAACCTGCTGACGAAGAGCCTCTGGGTCGCCGCCGCGACCGGCGCACTCTCGGTGGCCCCGATGGCGGGAGTCTTCGGGTCCGCGGCCACCGCACATGCCGACAGCGTCAACTGGGACGCCATCGCCCAGTGCGAGTCGGGCGGCAACTGGGGAATCAACACCGGTAACGGTCACTACGGCGGGCTGCAGTTCAAGCAGGCGACCTGGGCCGCCAACGGCGGTGTCGGCTCGCCGGCCCGCGCGTCGCGCGCCGAGCAGATCCGGGTCGCCGAGAACGTGCTCCGCAGCCAGGGCCTGGGCGCGTGGCCCAAGTGCGGCCCGCGCGGCGCCACGCCGGCGGTCTTCAGCACTCCCGGTGTGCCGGCCGCTGGAGCCCCCGCCGCGGTCGGTTGCCAGGCCATCCGCGGTGGCGCGGTGCTCGGGGTCTTCGACTTCCGCAAGATGTGCCAGGCCATGCAGACCGCCGTCACCGCCTTCCAGCCGCGCTGA
- a CDS encoding transglycosylase family protein, which yields MKNIRKTFGMAAIAGAMAVTPMALGFGAATAHADSVNWDAVAACESGGNWAINTGNGYYGGLQFALGTWRGNGGSGMPHAASREEQIRVAENVLRSQGIGAWPTCGKRG from the coding sequence TTGAAGAACATCCGCAAAACGTTCGGTATGGCAGCCATCGCCGGGGCGATGGCAGTGACTCCGATGGCTCTGGGTTTCGGGGCGGCCACCGCACATGCGGACAGCGTGAACTGGGATGCCGTTGCGGCCTGCGAATCGGGTGGCAACTGGGCGATCAACACCGGTAACGGTTACTACGGTGGCCTGCAGTTTGCGCTCGGAACCTGGCGAGGCAACGGTGGCAGCGGTATGCCCCACGCGGCCAGCCGGGAAGAGCAGATCCGCGTTGCGGAGAACGTTCTGCGCAGCCAGGGCATCGGTGCATGGCCGACCTGCGGTAAGCGCGGATAG
- the mobA gene encoding molybdenum cofactor guanylyltransferase: MTAPTTLAAVILAGGASRRMGRDKATLVIDGETLVERTVATVAARCAPVFVVAAPGQALPDLAAQILRDEVRGVGPLLATARGLRAAAEAGVDRAFVCAVDMPNLTADLIDDLLIPTAGLPAEVVLPWAGRDHYLAGIYRTSLADRADTLVAAGERSMRALVESCDTQRIVMPERPDMANVNTPADLR, from the coding sequence GTGACCGCCCCCACGACGCTCGCCGCCGTCATTCTTGCGGGTGGTGCGTCCCGCCGGATGGGACGCGACAAAGCCACCCTCGTCATCGACGGTGAGACCCTGGTCGAGCGGACGGTGGCGACCGTCGCCGCCCGCTGTGCACCGGTCTTCGTCGTCGCGGCTCCCGGGCAGGCGCTGCCGGATCTGGCCGCGCAGATCCTGCGTGATGAAGTGCGCGGCGTCGGTCCACTGCTGGCGACCGCCCGCGGATTGCGGGCGGCCGCGGAGGCGGGCGTGGACCGAGCCTTCGTCTGCGCGGTGGACATGCCGAACCTCACCGCCGATCTCATCGACGACCTGCTGATTCCCACCGCGGGACTGCCCGCCGAGGTGGTGCTGCCCTGGGCCGGTCGCGATCATTATCTGGCCGGTATCTACCGGACCTCGCTCGCCGACCGGGCGGACACGCTGGTCGCGGCCGGGGAGCGCAGCATGCGGGCCCTGGTCGAATCCTGCGATACCCAGCGCATCGTGATGCCGGAGCGGCCGGACATGGCCAACGTCAACACTCCCGCCGACCTGCGCTGA
- a CDS encoding 2-oxoacid:ferredoxin oxidoreductase subunit beta, with translation MTDLIGSDLGLTEALSKTALVPTTDQPQKGKDFTSDQEVRWCPGCGDYVILNTIRNFLPELGLRRENIAFVSGIGCSSRFPYYLETYGFHSIHGRAPTIATGLALAREDLSVWVVTGDGDSLSIGGNHLIHALRRNINITILLFNNRIYGLTKGQYSPTSEVGKVTKSTPMGSLDYPFNPVSLALGAEATFVGRALDSDRKGLTEVLRGAAQHRGAALVEIMQDCPIFNDGSFDALRKEGAEDRLINITHGEPITFGADGEYAVVKSGFGLEIAKTADVPADQIVVHDATIDDPAYAFALSRLSEQNLDHMVMGIFRQVNKPTYDDAARAQIAAAREAKAHDTAALQSLLRGKDTWSVD, from the coding sequence ATGACCGACCTCATCGGCTCTGACCTGGGCCTGACCGAAGCCCTCAGCAAGACTGCGCTGGTGCCGACCACGGACCAGCCGCAGAAGGGTAAGGACTTCACCAGCGACCAGGAGGTCCGCTGGTGCCCGGGTTGCGGTGACTACGTCATCCTCAACACCATCCGCAACTTCCTGCCCGAGCTCGGCCTGCGCCGCGAGAACATCGCGTTCGTCAGCGGTATCGGCTGCTCCAGCCGGTTCCCGTACTACCTGGAGACCTACGGTTTCCACTCGATCCACGGCCGTGCGCCGACCATCGCCACCGGGCTGGCGCTGGCCCGCGAGGACCTCTCGGTGTGGGTCGTCACCGGTGACGGCGATTCGCTGTCGATCGGCGGCAACCACCTGATCCATGCGCTGCGCCGCAACATCAACATCACCATCCTGTTGTTCAACAACCGGATCTACGGACTGACCAAGGGCCAGTACTCGCCGACGTCCGAGGTCGGCAAGGTCACCAAGTCCACGCCGATGGGCTCACTGGACTACCCGTTCAACCCGGTGTCGCTGGCGCTGGGCGCCGAGGCCACCTTCGTCGGCCGCGCGCTGGACTCCGACCGCAAGGGTCTGACCGAGGTGCTGCGCGGTGCCGCACAGCATCGCGGCGCCGCCCTGGTCGAGATCATGCAGGACTGCCCGATCTTCAACGACGGTTCCTTCGACGCGCTGCGCAAGGAAGGTGCCGAGGACCGGCTGATCAACATCACCCACGGTGAGCCGATCACCTTCGGCGCCGACGGCGAGTACGCCGTGGTGAAGTCCGGGTTCGGCCTGGAGATCGCCAAGACCGCGGACGTGCCGGCCGACCAGATCGTGGTGCACGATGCCACGATCGACGACCCGGCGTACGCCTTCGCGTTGTCGCGGCTGAGCGAGCAGAACCTCGACCACATGGTGATGGGTATCTTCCGTCAGGTGAACAAGCCGACCTACGACGACGCCGCCCGCGCTCAGATCGCCGCGGCCCGCGAGGCCAAGGCGCACGACACGGCCGCGCTGCAATCGCTGCTTCGCGGCAAGGACACCTGGTCGGTCGACTAA